One Amycolatopsis thermophila DNA segment encodes these proteins:
- a CDS encoding alpha/beta fold hydrolase — MATFVLIPGAGGQASYWHRLVPELTARGHEAIAVGLPAGDDSAGLPEYADVVADSIGGRGDVVLVAQSMGGFTAPLVCERVPVRLLVLLNAMVPVPGESGGQWWATTGYREAHPEEMDVERDFFHDLPPGVRAELLREGEPQQSGTPFEQPWPLEKWPEVPTRFVQGRDDRFFPLEFQRRVVRERLGLELDEVPGGHLAALSRPRELADLLASWC, encoded by the coding sequence ATGGCCACGTTCGTGCTGATCCCCGGCGCCGGCGGTCAGGCGTCCTACTGGCACCGGCTGGTGCCCGAGCTGACCGCGCGCGGCCACGAAGCGATCGCCGTCGGCCTGCCCGCCGGGGACGATTCGGCGGGCCTGCCCGAGTACGCCGACGTGGTGGCCGACTCGATCGGCGGCCGCGGCGACGTGGTCCTCGTCGCCCAGTCGATGGGCGGCTTCACCGCCCCACTCGTCTGCGAGCGCGTCCCCGTGCGGCTCCTGGTGCTGCTCAACGCCATGGTCCCGGTTCCCGGCGAGTCCGGCGGGCAGTGGTGGGCCACCACCGGCTACCGGGAGGCGCACCCGGAGGAGATGGACGTCGAACGCGACTTCTTCCACGACCTCCCGCCCGGCGTGCGGGCCGAGTTGCTGCGCGAGGGCGAGCCGCAGCAGTCGGGCACTCCCTTCGAGCAGCCGTGGCCGCTGGAGAAGTGGCCGGAGGTGCCCACGAGGTTCGTCCAGGGCCGCGACGACCGGTTCTTCCCGCTGGAGTTCCAGCGGCGGGTCGTGCGGGAGCGGCTGGGGCTGGAGCTGGACGAGGTGCCCGGTGGCCACCTGGCCGCGCTGAGCCGCCCGCGGGAGCTGGCCGACCTCCTGGCGTCCTGGTGTTGA
- a CDS encoding intein-containing Rv2578c family radical SAM protein, translating into MRWENQRAGREPQLPLPGLVRTVTSPEFRGVTFHEVHARSVLNKVPGRSMVPFDWTVNPYRGCSHACTYCLAGDTPILMADGRTRPLADLRVGDEIQGTEVRDGHRRYVTTTVLAHWSTVKPAHRITLRDGTSLVASGDHRFLTAEGWKHVTGPDRPHLRPGDTLVGTGRYATAPVASPAYREGYLAGRIRGETRGEDPQWQQGFLAGVFDESGTFAHGDLRIAEPDPEVAEAVALALKSLGFEVEHAEDIRLTGGFPAGLRFLHTVDPALTRKRAIAGEPVEPRPELAVVAVEDLGREQTLFDVTTGTGDFLADGVVSHNCFARKTHTYLDFDAGRDFDTQVVVKVNAPEVLAAQLRKPGWKREHVAMGTNTDPYQRAEGRYRLMPGIIRALAGSGTPFSILTKGTVLTRDLPLLTSAAEDVGVGMAVSIALLDRELQRSLEPGTPSPRARLDLVRRITDAGLPCHVMVAPVLPGLTDTEEALDPLFAEIAAAGATRATVLALHLRPGAREWFGRWLGAHRPDLAERYREIYGRGSYAMPAYRRALSARVAPLLRRHGLNRREDSHRLPAPREPERPAPGEQLSLL; encoded by the coding sequence GTGAGGTGGGAGAACCAACGCGCCGGCCGTGAACCGCAGCTGCCCCTGCCCGGGCTGGTCCGGACGGTCACGTCACCGGAGTTCCGGGGCGTGACGTTCCACGAGGTCCACGCGCGTTCCGTGCTGAACAAGGTCCCGGGGCGGTCGATGGTCCCGTTCGACTGGACCGTCAACCCCTACCGCGGCTGCAGCCACGCCTGCACGTACTGCCTGGCCGGCGACACGCCGATCCTGATGGCCGACGGGCGCACCCGGCCGCTGGCCGACCTGCGCGTCGGCGACGAGATCCAGGGCACCGAGGTCCGCGACGGCCACCGCCGCTACGTCACCACGACGGTGCTCGCGCACTGGTCCACCGTGAAGCCCGCGCACCGGATCACCCTGCGGGACGGCACGAGCCTCGTCGCCAGCGGCGATCACCGGTTCCTCACCGCCGAGGGCTGGAAACACGTCACCGGACCGGACCGCCCGCACCTCCGGCCCGGCGACACGCTGGTCGGCACCGGCCGCTACGCCACGGCCCCGGTCGCCTCACCGGCCTACCGGGAGGGTTACCTCGCGGGCCGGATCCGCGGCGAAACCCGGGGCGAGGACCCGCAGTGGCAGCAGGGTTTCCTCGCCGGTGTCTTCGACGAGTCGGGCACGTTCGCCCACGGCGACCTGCGGATCGCCGAGCCGGACCCGGAGGTCGCCGAGGCCGTGGCCCTCGCGCTGAAGAGCCTCGGGTTCGAGGTCGAGCACGCCGAGGACATCAGGCTGACCGGGGGGTTCCCGGCCGGCCTGCGGTTCCTGCACACCGTCGACCCCGCCCTGACCCGCAAGCGCGCCATCGCGGGCGAGCCGGTCGAGCCGCGCCCGGAGCTGGCCGTCGTCGCGGTCGAGGACCTCGGGCGGGAGCAGACCCTGTTCGACGTCACCACCGGCACCGGTGACTTCCTGGCCGACGGGGTGGTCAGCCACAACTGCTTCGCGCGCAAAACGCACACCTACCTCGACTTCGACGCGGGGCGCGACTTCGACACCCAGGTGGTCGTCAAGGTCAACGCGCCCGAGGTGCTGGCCGCCCAACTGCGCAAGCCGGGCTGGAAGCGTGAGCACGTCGCCATGGGCACCAACACCGACCCCTACCAGCGGGCCGAGGGCCGCTACCGCCTGATGCCCGGCATCATCCGCGCGCTGGCCGGCTCCGGCACGCCGTTCTCGATCCTCACCAAGGGCACCGTCCTGACCCGTGACCTGCCGCTGCTGACCTCCGCCGCCGAGGACGTCGGCGTCGGCATGGCCGTGTCGATCGCCCTGCTCGACCGGGAGCTGCAGCGCAGTCTCGAACCCGGCACCCCGAGCCCCCGCGCGCGGCTGGACCTGGTCCGCCGCATCACCGACGCCGGCCTGCCCTGCCACGTGATGGTCGCCCCGGTGCTGCCCGGCCTGACCGACACCGAGGAGGCGCTGGACCCGCTGTTCGCCGAGATCGCCGCCGCCGGGGCCACCCGGGCCACCGTGCTCGCGCTGCACCTGCGGCCCGGCGCCCGTGAGTGGTTCGGCCGCTGGCTCGGCGCGCACCGGCCGGACCTGGCCGAGCGCTACCGCGAGATCTACGGCCGCGGCAGCTACGCCATGCCCGCCTACCGCCGGGCCCTGTCCGCGCGGGTCGCGCCCCTGCTGCGGCGGCACGGCCTGAACCGGCGGGAGGATTCGCACCGCCTGCCCGCGCCCCGGGAACCGGAGCGCCCGGCACCGGGCGAGCAGCTGAGCCTGCTGTAG
- the aspS gene encoding aspartate--tRNA ligase, with amino-acid sequence MLRTHDAGTLRAEHAGQIVTLTGWVARRRDHGGVIFIDLRDASGVAQVVFREGEMAERAHQLRSEFCVKVTGEVSRRPEGNENPEIPTGAIEVLATGLEVLSEAAVLPFPIDDRVDVGEEVRLKYRYLDLRRSGPARAIRLRSEVSRAAREVLHGQGFVEVETPTMTRSTPEGARDFLVPARLRPGSWYALPQSPQLFKQLLMVGGLERYYQIARCYRDEDFRADRQPEFTQLDIEMSFVDQDDVIAVGEQVVSALWKLIGHDIPRPITRMTYADAMAKYGTDKPDLRFGLELTDLTEYFADTPFRVFQAPYVGAVVMPGGGDQPRRQLDAWQEWAKQRGAKGLAYVLVGEDGTLSGPVAKNISESERAGLAEAVGAKPGDCVFFAANKPKEARALLGAARVEIGHRLGLIDESEWSFVWVVDAPLFEPADETDDVAVGSGKWTAVHHAFTSPTPEWIDKFETDPGSALAYAYDLVCNGNEIGGGSIRIHRADVQKRVFEVMGLSEAEAQEKFGFLLDAFAFGAPPHGGIAFGWDRIVMLLAGAESLRDVIAFPKTGGGYDPLTGAPAPITAQQRREAGVDAKPPAPKG; translated from the coding sequence GTGCTTCGCACCCACGACGCCGGCACCCTGCGTGCCGAGCACGCCGGCCAGATCGTCACGCTCACCGGGTGGGTCGCCCGGCGTCGCGATCACGGCGGGGTGATCTTCATCGACCTGCGGGACGCGAGCGGCGTCGCCCAGGTGGTGTTCCGCGAGGGCGAGATGGCCGAGCGCGCCCACCAGCTGCGTTCCGAGTTCTGCGTCAAGGTCACCGGCGAGGTCTCCCGGCGTCCCGAGGGCAACGAGAACCCGGAGATCCCGACCGGCGCGATCGAGGTGCTGGCCACCGGCCTGGAGGTGCTGTCCGAGGCCGCCGTGCTGCCGTTCCCGATCGACGACCGCGTCGACGTCGGCGAGGAGGTGCGGCTCAAGTACCGCTACCTCGACCTGCGCCGCAGCGGCCCGGCCCGCGCGATCCGGCTGCGCAGCGAGGTCAGCCGCGCCGCCCGCGAAGTGCTGCACGGCCAGGGTTTCGTCGAGGTCGAGACCCCGACGATGACCCGCTCCACCCCGGAGGGCGCCCGCGACTTCCTGGTGCCGGCCCGGCTGCGCCCGGGCTCCTGGTACGCGCTGCCGCAGTCGCCGCAGCTGTTCAAGCAGCTGCTCATGGTCGGCGGCCTGGAGCGGTACTACCAGATCGCGCGCTGCTACCGGGACGAGGACTTCCGCGCCGACCGGCAGCCGGAGTTCACCCAGCTCGACATCGAGATGAGCTTCGTCGACCAGGACGACGTGATCGCCGTCGGCGAGCAGGTCGTGTCGGCCCTGTGGAAGCTGATCGGCCACGACATCCCGCGCCCGATCACCCGCATGACCTACGCCGACGCGATGGCCAAGTACGGCACCGACAAGCCGGACCTGCGGTTCGGGCTCGAGCTGACCGACCTGACCGAGTACTTCGCCGACACCCCGTTCCGCGTCTTCCAGGCGCCCTACGTCGGTGCCGTCGTCATGCCCGGCGGTGGCGACCAGCCGCGCCGCCAGCTCGACGCGTGGCAGGAGTGGGCCAAGCAGCGCGGCGCCAAGGGCCTGGCCTACGTGCTCGTCGGCGAGGACGGCACGCTGTCCGGCCCGGTGGCCAAGAACATCTCCGAATCCGAGCGCGCGGGCCTGGCCGAGGCCGTCGGCGCCAAGCCCGGCGACTGCGTGTTCTTCGCCGCCAACAAGCCGAAGGAGGCCCGCGCCCTGCTCGGCGCGGCGCGCGTGGAGATCGGCCACCGGCTCGGCCTGATCGACGAGAGCGAGTGGTCGTTCGTGTGGGTCGTGGACGCGCCCCTGTTCGAGCCGGCCGACGAGACCGACGACGTCGCCGTGGGCTCGGGCAAGTGGACCGCGGTGCACCACGCCTTCACCTCGCCGACCCCGGAGTGGATCGACAAGTTCGAGACCGACCCGGGCAGCGCCCTGGCCTACGCCTACGACCTGGTCTGCAACGGCAACGAGATCGGCGGCGGCTCGATCCGTATCCACCGCGCCGACGTGCAGAAGCGCGTGTTCGAGGTGATGGGCCTGTCGGAGGCCGAGGCGCAGGAGAAGTTCGGCTTCCTGCTCGACGCGTTCGCCTTCGGCGCCCCGCCGCACGGCGGCATCGCGTTCGGCTGGGACCGCATCGTGATGCTGCTGGCCGGGGCCGAGTCGCTGCGCGACGTCATCGCGTTCCCCAAGACCGGCGGCGGGTACGACCCGCTGACCGGCGCGCCCGCCCCGATCACCGCGCAGCAGCGGCGGGAGGCTGGGGTTGACGCGAAGCCGCCCGCACCGAAGGGCTAG
- a CDS encoding DUF389 domain-containing protein has product MLHLRVVTPADTTERALDVLRDRPGTAHLIVHRGAAVSPAGDLIEADVAREAADEVLEALCGLGLDHSGAITLEALDTALSDAADRAEATAPGEGADAVVWQELVNRTGEESRFNATFLAFLTIACLLASVGIVTDSPVTIVGAMVVGPEFGPLAAIAVGLVLRRWDLVRRAALALALGFPIAMLVTAGVTMLTWVIGLLDVSGFRESHDVDFVYRVGWYSLIVALLAGAAGMLSMTSAKSAALVGVFISVTTVPAAGYAVVAAVVGEWSKAAQSFGQLAVNLAGIVAAAAVVLLVRRRKRASVTVRPLPEVEKSLW; this is encoded by the coding sequence GTGCTGCACCTGCGGGTCGTCACTCCGGCGGACACGACCGAGCGGGCGCTGGACGTGTTGCGGGACCGGCCGGGCACGGCGCACCTGATCGTGCACCGCGGCGCGGCCGTGTCCCCGGCCGGTGACCTGATCGAGGCGGACGTGGCCCGCGAGGCCGCGGACGAGGTCCTGGAAGCGTTGTGCGGCCTCGGCCTCGACCACAGCGGCGCGATCACGCTCGAAGCGCTCGACACCGCCCTGTCCGACGCGGCCGACCGAGCCGAGGCGACAGCGCCCGGTGAAGGTGCGGACGCGGTCGTCTGGCAGGAACTGGTGAACCGGACCGGCGAGGAGTCCCGGTTCAACGCCACGTTCCTGGCGTTCCTGACGATCGCGTGCCTGCTGGCCTCGGTCGGGATCGTGACGGACTCGCCGGTCACGATCGTCGGCGCGATGGTGGTCGGCCCGGAGTTCGGCCCCCTCGCGGCGATCGCGGTCGGGCTCGTGCTGCGCCGGTGGGACCTCGTGCGGCGCGCCGCGCTGGCGCTGGCGCTGGGGTTCCCGATCGCGATGCTGGTGACGGCCGGGGTGACGATGCTGACTTGGGTCATCGGGCTGCTGGATGTCAGCGGCTTCCGCGAGTCCCACGACGTGGACTTCGTCTACCGGGTCGGCTGGTACTCGCTGATCGTCGCGCTGCTCGCCGGTGCCGCCGGGATGTTGTCGATGACATCGGCGAAATCGGCCGCGCTGGTGGGGGTGTTCATCTCGGTCACGACCGTTCCGGCCGCCGGGTACGCGGTGGTCGCGGCGGTGGTGGGGGAGTGGTCGAAGGCGGCGCAGTCGTTCGGCCAGCTGGCGGTGAACCTCGCCGGGATCGTTGCGGCGGCGGCGGTCGTGTTGCTGGTGCGGCGGCGGAAACGCGCGTCCGTCACCGTGCGGCCGCTGCCGGAAGTGGAAAAATCGTTGTGGTGA
- a CDS encoding phosphotransferase, producing MDTSPGTEDDQDPVAAAVPVSGTEAVDAAVQAAETVLTRRFGSAIGLVDPEALPGSGPATVVRARIAASPFGLPRTLVIKHYPEAPPRGVADPFAQEAVSYQLFTALPAEDRMCPELLAHDGPLRVIVIDDLGRAPTLWDKLRGDDARLAERALLSWARSLGRLHATTAGREADFEALLRRLGGFVPDEDTTPAVACARLPTLLEEAVGVGTPDEVRAYAERVCEASAASSYRAFSPVDLSPDNNLVTSGGVQFLDFERGLVRDALVDAAHLRVPFATCADARALPTGMSEAMVAAWKAEVSGVWPALADNEVLTAHLLDHQMLLVWVTTWADLGGAAVAPGWPASLGRGTSVGRATSAGRAASAGQEVSPGRATSAGRPGMPAAPGAGAPVSSERAPSPAHEVSPGLEVSSGRAASAGRGATPGSRARAGVSSGRAAALVSWWKDLAVYAERGGKDEVATHARTVAAALDERFGPGLELPLYPAFR from the coding sequence GTGGACACTTCCCCAGGCACGGAGGACGACCAGGACCCGGTTGCCGCGGCTGTTCCGGTCAGCGGAACCGAGGCGGTTGACGCTGCCGTCCAGGCCGCCGAAACCGTGCTCACCCGGCGCTTCGGGAGCGCGATCGGGCTGGTGGACCCGGAGGCGCTGCCCGGCAGCGGGCCGGCGACGGTGGTCCGGGCGCGCATCGCCGCGTCCCCGTTCGGGCTGCCGCGCACGCTCGTGATCAAGCACTACCCGGAGGCGCCGCCGCGGGGCGTGGCCGACCCGTTCGCGCAGGAGGCGGTGAGCTACCAGCTGTTCACCGCGCTGCCCGCCGAGGACCGGATGTGCCCCGAGCTGCTGGCCCACGACGGGCCGCTGCGTGTGATCGTGATCGACGACCTGGGCCGCGCGCCCACCCTGTGGGACAAGCTCCGCGGCGACGACGCGCGCCTGGCCGAGCGTGCGCTGTTGTCGTGGGCGCGGTCGCTGGGCCGCCTGCACGCGACGACCGCGGGCCGGGAGGCCGATTTCGAGGCGTTGCTGCGGCGGCTCGGCGGGTTCGTGCCGGACGAGGACACCACGCCGGCGGTGGCGTGCGCGCGCCTGCCGACGCTGCTGGAGGAGGCGGTGGGGGTCGGGACGCCGGACGAGGTGCGGGCGTACGCGGAGCGGGTGTGCGAGGCGTCGGCGGCGTCGTCGTACCGTGCCTTCAGCCCGGTGGACCTCAGCCCGGACAACAACCTGGTGACCAGCGGGGGTGTGCAGTTCCTGGATTTCGAGCGCGGGCTGGTGCGGGACGCGCTCGTGGACGCCGCCCACCTGCGCGTGCCGTTCGCGACGTGCGCGGACGCCCGCGCGCTGCCGACGGGCATGAGCGAGGCGATGGTCGCCGCGTGGAAGGCCGAGGTGTCCGGGGTGTGGCCGGCCCTGGCGGACAACGAAGTGCTCACCGCGCACCTGCTGGACCACCAGATGCTGCTCGTGTGGGTGACCACGTGGGCCGACCTCGGCGGGGCGGCCGTCGCGCCGGGGTGGCCGGCTTCGCTGGGGCGTGGGACTTCGGTGGGCCGGGCGACTTCGGCGGGGCGTGCGGCGTCGGCGGGGCAGGAGGTCTCGCCGGGCCGGGCGACTTCGGCGGGGCGGCCGGGGATGCCGGCAGCGCCCGGAGCCGGGGCGCCGGTCTCGTCGGAGCGGGCGCCTTCGCCGGCGCACGAGGTCTCGCCGGGTCTGGAGGTCTCGTCGGGCCGGGCGGCTTCGGCGGGGCGTGGTGCTACGCCGGGGAGCCGCGCGCGGGCCGGCGTCTCGTCCGGACGCGCGGCGGCGCTGGTGAGCTGGTGGAAGGACCTGGCCGTCTACGCCGAGCGCGGCGGGAAGGACGAGGTCGCCACCCACGCCCGCACGGTCGCGGCGGCGCTCGATGAGCGGTTCGGGCCCGGGCTGGAGTTGCCGCTGTACCCGGCGTTCCGCTGA